A region from the Fusarium musae strain F31 chromosome 1, whole genome shotgun sequence genome encodes:
- a CDS encoding hypothetical protein (EggNog:ENOG41), with translation MSMLSAEVTEWGQPPKSIKVPPPAAPVHDNETEIKVLAAGLHQLVRTRAAGKHYTATELPHVPGVDGVGINVSTGKKVYFSLLGTKQGSYAEIVNAPIHNIVELPEGVDPVVAAAMVNPVMASWMALRKRVDWTGKEGKPYKVFINGVTSASGKIAIKVARHLGATTVVGAARNKDALSKLDLDASVVLQEPNATDFSAAADADIVLDFLYGPWPNAFLLSPSTASAKNPITWINIGSMAGDMGDISAMGLRRRDVTVRGSGPGAWDPRELGVETEGMLKVLVGLGDEGLKKYRIEDVEEGWGDKGRDRVVFVFGEKA, from the coding sequence ATGAGCATGCTTTCAGCTGAAGTCACAGAATGGGGCCAACCTCCCAAGTCCATCAAAGTTCCCCCTCCCGCAGCTCCAGTCCACGACAACGAGACAGAGATCAAAGTCCTCGCTGCAGGTCTTCACCAACTCGTCCGCACACGCGCAGCGGGAAAACACTACACTGCTACTGAACTCCCCCACGTTCCTGGCGTCGATGGCGTAGGCATCAATGTCTCAACTGGCAAGAAAGTCTACTTTTCTCTGCTTGGTACAAAGCAGGGCAGTTACGCCGAGATCGTCAATGCGCCCATTCACAACATCGTTGAGCTTCCCGAGGGCGTAGACCCTGTTGTCGCAGCTGCTATGGTCAACCCCGTCATGGCGAGCTGGATGGCGCTGCGGAAGCGTGTTGATTGGACTGGCAAGGAGGGCAAACCTTACAAGGTCTTCATCAACGGCGTCACCAGCGCCAGTGGAAAGATTGCTATCAAAGTAGCTCGTCACCTCGGTGCTACAACCGTTGTAGGCGCTGCTCGCAACAAAGACGCGCTGTCAAAGCTCGATCTCGACGCCAGCGttgttcttcaagaacccaaCGCTACAGACTTCTCCGCCGCAGCAGACGCAGACATTGTTCTCGACTTCCTCTACGGACCGTGGCCCAATGCGTTCCTGTTGAGTCCCAGCACAGCTAGTGCTAAGAATCCTATTACGTGGATCAACATTGGGTCAATGGCGGGTGATATGGGTGATATTTCGGCGAtggggctgaggaggagagatgtCACGGTGCGGGGCTCGGGGCCGGGAGCGTGGGATCCGAGGGAGCTGGGGGTTGAGACGGAGGGCATGTTGAAGGTTCTTGTGGGATTGGGAGATGAGGGGTTGAAGAAGTACAggattgaggatgttgaagaaggttgGGGTGATAAGGGGAGGGATAGAGTTGTTTTTGTGTTTGGTGAGAAGGCTTGA